The DNA window GAGGATCTTCACCCCCTCGCCCACGCGCGCTGTCTCTCTCGCTTCGTTTGCCATATTCGTCTTCCCAGCGTCGCGGATGGCCGAAAGCATCGCGGAAGCCTTGAGCTCCGTCTCGGCCTCCTCTTCCTCGCCATTGGAATCAAAGAGAAGCGTCGCCCCCGCGCGCACCTCGGCGATGCCGTCCTTGATGCGGATGGTGCGGAGCGTCAGGCCGGTGTTCATGTCGCCGTTGAAATGCACCATGCCGACCGCCCCCCCATACCAGTGTCGCGGGCTCTTCTCGTTCTCCTCGATGAAGCGCATGGCCCACAGTTTCGGCGCGCCTGTCACCGTCACGGCCCAGGCGTGGCTGAGGAAGGCATCATAAGCATCCATGCCCTCGCGCAGCCGGCCTTCGATGTGGTCCACCGTGTGGATCAGGCGCGAATACATCTCGATCTGCCGCCGGCCGATGACACGCACCGACCCCGGCTCGCACACGCGGCTCTTGTCGTTGCGGTCGACGTCGGAGCACATGGTGAGCTCCGACTCGTCCTTCTTGGAGTTCAACAGCTTCAGGATCTGTTCCGAATCGGAGATCGCGTCGTCGCCGCGCTTGATGGTGCCGGAGATCGGGCAGGTCTCGACGCGCCGGCCGGAGACACGCACGAACATCTCCGGCGAGGCGCCGATGAGGTACTCGCGCTCGCCGAGATTGATGAAGAAGGAATAGGGCGAGGGATTGATCTGCTTGAGCCTGCGGCAGATGGCCGAGGGCGGGTTCTGGCACTGCTCGAAGAACATCTGCCCCGGCACCACCTCGAAGAGGTCGCCGCGCCGGAAGCTCTCCTTGGCCTTCTCCACGAGCTTCGCATATTCGCCGGGCTCGTGGTCGCCGCGCGGCGGCACGTTCGCCGCCCTCCGGAACGGCTCCTCGCGTCCTTCGCGCGGCAGGCCTGCCGTGGAGAAATCCTCGCCCGCATAGTCGTAGCGGTCGTGCCACGCCTTCGCCGTGTAGTGATCGACCACGAGGACCTCGTCGGGAAGATACAGCACGAGGTCGCGCTGGCTCCCCGGCCGATCGAGGCGGAGCTTCACCGGGTCGAACTGGAAGGCGAGATCGTAGCCGAAGGCGCCGTAGAGGCCGAGATTGCTGTCGTTTTCGGTGTGGAAGAGATTGGTGATGGCGCGAAGCACGGAGAAGACGGAGGGAACGCGGGACCGCTCCTCCTCCGCGAAGATCTCCGTCGGCTCGGAGATGTCGACCGTGAGCAGCCGCGCCTCCGTGACGGCCATGGTCACCTCCGGCAGCGCCTCGACCACGCCGGCGATGGCCGGCAGCATCACTTCGCCGCGCTTGTTCAGCGCCTCGATCCGCATGGCGCGGCCGCGCGCCGAGATCACCAGCGGCGGATCGACGATGGCCGTGTCCCAGCGCGTATAGCGGCCCGGATACTCGTAGTTGGAGGAGAAGACTGCGCCGCGACGGCTGTCGAGCGCGTCGATATAGGCGTCGATCGCGCCGCCATAAGGCACTTCACTGCGCGAACGGGTGATCGCGACCCCACCCGCCGTGACGAAGCGCTCGCTGCCGTCTTCCAAGACTTCCAAGCTCATCTCCTGCTCCCGTTTCGCGGTGCCGCCGGGAAGCCCGAAAGTAGAAATGGCCGCCCGGTTTTCACCTGCGGCCATCGTCGAAGTTCAAACGCTCATGCTGGCGCCGGCCGCTCGTTAGCGGGCCCACCACCAAAGCTTTGCGTTCTGAACCGTGCTCATGGCCTTTCCATAGCGGCGAACCGATATTCGCGCAACCGCTTTCCTCATTCTTCCGAGCGGGCCGTGCGTCTCCTCCGCAGGAACTGCAGCGCTGCCACGACGAGCCAGGCGAGGCTCGCCCAGGCCGCCCCCAGAGCCCAGCCGGCGGCGACGTCGCTCGGCCAGTGGACCCCGAGATAGACGCGGCTGATTCCCACGATCAGGGAAACGAAGACCGCCACGCCGGCCACATAGAGCCGCACCCTCAGATCGTCGAAGAAGCGGATGACCAGGGCGGCAAGCGTCAGATAGGCGACCGTGGTCACCAATGCGTGCCCGCTCGGGAAGCTCGCGGTGTGCACGATGTCGAGCTGCGGCACGAGATCGGGCCTCGGGCGGTCGTAGAACTGCTTCGACAGGCTCGAAACCAGCGCGCCCGAGCCGACCGAAAGGAAGGCGTAGAGCGCCGGGCCGTAGCGCCGCGTGACGAGGAGCAGTCCCAAGACGGCGGCGAGCGTGAGGATGATCAGCGTATAGCCGCCGAGCGCGGTGACCTCCAGCGCCGCCTCCTCGAGCCAGGGCGGTCCGAGCGGATCATCGGGATCGGCCGGGTTGCGGAAGGCGAGGAAGAGCCACTCGTCCCAGGCCCTGACTTCGCCCTCGCCCATTTCGTCCGCGATCGAGAGGAAGGCGAAGAGCCCGAGGCCCATGATGCCGATCACCATTGCCGGCAGCACCGCTTCCGGCCACCGTTTCATGTCCTTGACGACGGTCGTCGCCGTCCCGATCATCTCGCCCGTGTCGAAGCGCATTTCATCTCCGTTGCCGCCGTTCGCTTGAAAATAGTTTCCCTGCACCAAATGTCCCTTAATATGTAATCCGCCATCAAACCGGCAGGGGGCGCGGCACCATGACTTGGTCGTTCAATATCGGAAAATTCGGCGGCACGGTGGTGCGCGTGCACGTCACGTTCCTGCTGCTCCTCGTCTGGATCTGGTTCATGCATTACCGCATCGGCGGGACGGCGGCGGCATGGGAAGGAGTAGCCTTCATCATCGCCGTCTTCGCCTGCGTCGTGCTGCATGAGTTCGGCCACGCGCTGGCTGCCCGCCGCTACGGCATCAGGACGCCCGACATCACGCTCCTGCCCATCGGCGGTCTGGCGCGGCTCGAACGCATGCCGGAGGAGCCCGGCCAGGAATTCGTGATCGCCGTGGCAGGCCCGCTGGTGAACGTCGTGATCGCCGCCGTCATCCTGATCGCGCTCGGCGGCACGGTCGGTGTGGAGCAGATGCTCCAGGTGGAGGACCCGCGTGTGAACTTCCTCGTGCGGCTCGCCGGCGTGAACATCTTCCTCGTGCTCTTCAACATGATCCCCGCCTTCCCGATGGATGGCGGACGCGTTCTGCGCGCCATTCTCGCCACGCGCATGACCTGGGCGCGGGCGACCCAGATCGCTGCCAGTATCGGCCAGGGCCTCGCTTTCCTCTTCGGCTTCCTTGGCCTCCTCTACAACCCGCTTTTGATCTTCATCGCCATCTTCGTCTACCTCGCGGCCGCCGCAGAGGCGCAGAATGCGCAGATCCGCGACATCGCCAACAGCGTGCTGACGGGCGACGTGATGGTGACGGAATTCGCCTCCCTCGACCGCTCCTCGACCATCGCAGAGGCGATCGACCGCCTGCTGGCGACCACGCAGAGCGAGTTCCCCGTGCTCGATGCCGATGGCCATCTCGCAGGCCTGCTGACGCGCAACGACATGATCGCGGCCTTGAAGGAGACCGGGCCCGATGCACCCGTGGTGAGCGTCATGCGCACCGACGTGCCGAGCGTCCACCGCCGCCAGAGCCTGACCGACGGCTTCAGGCTGATGCAGGAGAAGAGCGCGCCCGCCGTCGCCGTGGTGGACAGCGCCGGCAGGCTCGTGGGCCTGCTCACCCACGAGACGATCGGCGAGATGATGATGCTGCGCGCGGCCATGCCGGAGGGCTTCCGCTTCGACCGCCTGCGGCAGACCCCCTTCGTGCGCCGTCCTTGACAAGGCGAGGCCTCTGGCCCAACTTTAATCCATGAGCATGACCAACCTTCGCCGATCCTTCTTGTTCAGGGTGTGTCCGATCGCCGGACACTGACCCCGGGTTCGGGCAGTGCGCCCCCGGACCACGGGGCGTGCGAAGGCTGTCTTTGATCGGCGGCGAAGACAGCGATTTCCAAGGCGCATCCAGCAAGAACAAGAATCAGGGCCGGGCGTTCGTTCCCCGGCGCAACGGGTGAACCTATGCAGAAGAAGCGCAAGCCAAGCATCACGATTTCCAGGACGGACCATGACCGGCTTCTGGGGCTGGCCAACGCAATGGAGGACCGCGACCCGGCGCTGGCCGAGACCATGATCGGCGAGCTGGAGCGCGCGCGGGTCGTCGAGGATGCGGCCGTGCCGGAAACCGTGGTGCGGATGGGCTCCACGCTCACATACACCGCCGACGACAAGCCGCAGACAGTCACGCTCGTCTATCCCGGCGAGGCCGACATCACGCAGAACAAGATCTCCGTGACCACGCCCGTGGGCACGGCGCTGATCGGGCTTTCGGTCGGCCAGGCGATCGACTGGACCGCGCGCGACGGCCGCGTGCACCGCCTGACGGTCACACATATCGACAAGACCGAACACATGGACGGTCCATGAACCTCAGGCTCCTCTTCTTCGCAGGCACACTGCAAGCAGGCAGGTAGCCCCTGCGCCGCCCGCGGGCTGGTGCAGGGGATGAATCCCACCTCGAAGAGATGCGATGGCCGCCCGGCGCCGAGGCGCTGGCCGATGCCCGCGTGCGGAGACTGCCGTGTCGAAGAAGCGGAACTGTATACTCACGACCAGGGACTTCGATCTCCTTCAGCACTTGCTGGAGCAGCACGAGGAACAGGACGGGGCGATGATGCGCCTCTTGCGCCAGAAGCTCGCCGCCGCGCGGGTGGTGGCGAGCGAGGATCTGCCGGAAGACATAGCCACGCTCAACAGCCGCATCAGCTTTCAGGTCGGATGCGGCCTGCCGGAGACGCGCATCCTGAGCCGTGACCGGATGGCCGGAGCGGTGGGCATCCTCCTGCCCGTTACCACCATGCGGGGCCTTGCGCTTCTCGGTCTTCGCGAGGGCGAGGCAGTGCTGCTCCCGCGCAGCGCCGTGCTCGTCGAGATCCTCCGTCTCACCGCGATCCACTACCAGCCCGAGAGAGCGGAAAGGATGCGCAGGGCAGAGCCCACCCGCCCCAGGCTCCGCATCCTCGAAGGCCGGCGGAACGCAGGTTCCGTTTCCCCGGACGCCGTTCGGTGGCCTTTGGACGAAGATTCCGGCCCGCTCGCCACGTAATCGCAATTCCACTCGGGTGCGGCACGATGGCGGAATTCGCCGTCTCGGCATGAGACGATGGAGCGCCGCCTCGGGCGGCGCGCTCATTCACCTGCTTCAGACTTTAGAACAGCCCTTCTATGTACCCGGCTTCATTGAGGAAAATCCTTTCCGCCGACGGTGTCTTGGGCAAGCCGGGCATGGTCATGATCTCGCCGCAGATGGCGACCACGAAACCGGCGCCGGCCGCAAGCCGGACCTCGCGCACGGGCACCACATGGTCGACCGGCGCGCCGCGCAGATCGGGGTCGGTCGAGAAGGAATACTGGGTCTTTGCCATGCACACGGGCAGGCGTCCGTAGCCCTGTTCCTCCCACTGCCGGAGTTGGGCCAGCACGCTGTTGTCGGCCACCGCGCCCGAGCCGCGATAGATGCGCCGCACGATCGTATTGATCTTGTCGAAGAGAGGCATGTCGTCGCCATAGAGCGGCGCGAATTGCGGCATGCCGCTTTCGGCGAGTGCCACCACCTTGTGCGCCAGGTCCTCGACGCCGGCCGAGCCTTCGGCCCAGTGGCGGCAGAGCACCGCCTCCTCTCCCTGGTTTGCCACATAGGCCTTCACGGCTTCGATCTCGGCCGGGGTGTCCGAGTGGAAATGATTGATCGCGACGATGGCCGGCACGCCGAACTGCTTCACATTCTCGATATGGCGGCCGAGATTGGCGCAGCCCTTCGTCACGGCCCCGACATTCTCGATGCCCAGGTCCTCCTTCTTCACGCCGCCGTTCATCTTGAGCGCGCGCACCGTGGCGACGATAACCGCCGCGGCGGGCTTGAGCCCCGTCTTGCGGCACTTGATGTCGAAGAATTTTTCGGCTCCGAGATCCGCCCCGAACCCGGCTTCCGTCACCACATAGTCGGCGAGCTTGAGCGCGGTCGTGGTGGCCATCGCCGAATTGCAGCCATGCGCGATGTTGGCGAAGGGGCCGCCATGCACGAAGGCGGGATTGTTCTCCAAGGTCTGCACCAGATTGGGTTGCAGCGCGTCCTTGAGCAGGACGGCCATCGCCCCGTCCGCCTTGAGGTCGCGCGCACGGATCGGGCTCTTGTCGCGGCGGTAAGCCACGATGATCTCGCCGAGACGCTTCTCCAGGTCGCGCAGATCCGTGGCGAGGCACAGGATCGCCATCACCTCCGAGGCGACGGTGATGTCGAAACCGCCTTCGCGCGGATAGCCGTTCGCAACGCCTCCCAGCGAGCAGACGATCTGGCGCAGCGCCCGGTCGTTCATGTCCATCACGCGCCGCCAGGTCACGCGGCGGGTGTCGATGCCGAGCTCGTTGCCCCAGTGGATGTGGTTGTCGATCAGGGCCGCCAGCAGGTTGTGCGCCGAGGTGATGGCGTGGAAGTCGCCGGTGAAATGAAGGTTGATGTCCTCCATGGGGATCACCTGCGCATAGCCGCCGCCCGCCGCCCCGCCCTTCATGCCGAAGCAGGGGCCGAGCGAGGCTTCGCGGATACAGACGACGGCTTTCTTGCCGATGCGGTTGAGCCCGTCGCCGAGGCCCACGGTCGTCGTGGTCTTGCCCTCGCCGGCGGGCGTGGGATTGATGGCGGTGACGAGGATCAGTCTGCCGTCCGGCCGCTTTCGTGCCTCGGCGATGAAGTCGGCCGAGACCTTTGCCTTGTCGTGGCCGAAGGGAAGG is part of the Chelativorans sp. AA-79 genome and encodes:
- a CDS encoding anthranilate synthase codes for the protein MSLEVLEDGSERFVTAGGVAITRSRSEVPYGGAIDAYIDALDSRRGAVFSSNYEYPGRYTRWDTAIVDPPLVISARGRAMRIEALNKRGEVMLPAIAGVVEALPEVTMAVTEARLLTVDISEPTEIFAEEERSRVPSVFSVLRAITNLFHTENDSNLGLYGAFGYDLAFQFDPVKLRLDRPGSQRDLVLYLPDEVLVVDHYTAKAWHDRYDYAGEDFSTAGLPREGREEPFRRAANVPPRGDHEPGEYAKLVEKAKESFRRGDLFEVVPGQMFFEQCQNPPSAICRRLKQINPSPYSFFINLGEREYLIGASPEMFVRVSGRRVETCPISGTIKRGDDAISDSEQILKLLNSKKDESELTMCSDVDRNDKSRVCEPGSVRVIGRRQIEMYSRLIHTVDHIEGRLREGMDAYDAFLSHAWAVTVTGAPKLWAMRFIEENEKSPRHWYGGAVGMVHFNGDMNTGLTLRTIRIKDGIAEVRAGATLLFDSNGEEEEAETELKASAMLSAIRDAGKTNMANEARETARVGEGVKILLVDHEDSFVHTLANYFRQTGAEVTTVRTPVAESVFERVKPDLVVLSPGPGTPEDFDCTATIRKARGRDLPIFGVCLGLQALVQAYGGELRHLHEPMHGKPSRIRTGHNSLVFSGLPQEVTVGRYHSIFADPVRLPKPFVVTAETEDGVVMAIEHESEPVAAVQFHPESIMTLGHNAGMRMIENVVAHLPRKAKVKAA
- a CDS encoding phosphatase PAP2 family protein is translated as MRFDTGEMIGTATTVVKDMKRWPEAVLPAMVIGIMGLGLFAFLSIADEMGEGEVRAWDEWLFLAFRNPADPDDPLGPPWLEEAALEVTALGGYTLIILTLAAVLGLLLVTRRYGPALYAFLSVGSGALVSSLSKQFYDRPRPDLVPQLDIVHTASFPSGHALVTTVAYLTLAALVIRFFDDLRVRLYVAGVAVFVSLIVGISRVYLGVHWPSDVAAGWALGAAWASLAWLVVAALQFLRRRRTARSEE
- a CDS encoding nucleoside-diphosphate kinase, which codes for MSKKRNCILTTRDFDLLQHLLEQHEEQDGAMMRLLRQKLAAARVVASEDLPEDIATLNSRISFQVGCGLPETRILSRDRMAGAVGILLPVTTMRGLALLGLREGEAVLLPRSAVLVEILRLTAIHYQPERAERMRRAEPTRPRLRILEGRRNAGSVSPDAVRWPLDEDSGPLAT
- the rnk gene encoding nucleoside diphosphate kinase regulator, with translation MQKKRKPSITISRTDHDRLLGLANAMEDRDPALAETMIGELERARVVEDAAVPETVVRMGSTLTYTADDKPQTVTLVYPGEADITQNKISVTTPVGTALIGLSVGQAIDWTARDGRVHRLTVTHIDKTEHMDGP
- a CDS encoding site-2 protease family protein codes for the protein MTWSFNIGKFGGTVVRVHVTFLLLLVWIWFMHYRIGGTAAAWEGVAFIIAVFACVVLHEFGHALAARRYGIRTPDITLLPIGGLARLERMPEEPGQEFVIAVAGPLVNVVIAAVILIALGGTVGVEQMLQVEDPRVNFLVRLAGVNIFLVLFNMIPAFPMDGGRVLRAILATRMTWARATQIAASIGQGLAFLFGFLGLLYNPLLIFIAIFVYLAAAAEAQNAQIRDIANSVLTGDVMVTEFASLDRSSTIAEAIDRLLATTQSEFPVLDADGHLAGLLTRNDMIAALKETGPDAPVVSVMRTDVPSVHRRQSLTDGFRLMQEKSAPAVAVVDSAGRLVGLLTHETIGEMMMLRAAMPEGFRFDRLRQTPFVRRP
- a CDS encoding formate--tetrahydrofolate ligase; this translates as MAEVKSDIEIARAANKKPIQEIGAKLGIPPEHLLPFGHDKAKVSADFIAEARKRPDGRLILVTAINPTPAGEGKTTTTVGLGDGLNRIGKKAVVCIREASLGPCFGMKGGAAGGGYAQVIPMEDINLHFTGDFHAITSAHNLLAALIDNHIHWGNELGIDTRRVTWRRVMDMNDRALRQIVCSLGGVANGYPREGGFDITVASEVMAILCLATDLRDLEKRLGEIIVAYRRDKSPIRARDLKADGAMAVLLKDALQPNLVQTLENNPAFVHGGPFANIAHGCNSAMATTTALKLADYVVTEAGFGADLGAEKFFDIKCRKTGLKPAAAVIVATVRALKMNGGVKKEDLGIENVGAVTKGCANLGRHIENVKQFGVPAIVAINHFHSDTPAEIEAVKAYVANQGEEAVLCRHWAEGSAGVEDLAHKVVALAESGMPQFAPLYGDDMPLFDKINTIVRRIYRGSGAVADNSVLAQLRQWEEQGYGRLPVCMAKTQYSFSTDPDLRGAPVDHVVPVREVRLAAGAGFVVAICGEIMTMPGLPKTPSAERIFLNEAGYIEGLF